From the Oncorhynchus nerka isolate Pitt River linkage group LG20, Oner_Uvic_2.0, whole genome shotgun sequence genome, one window contains:
- the LOC115101706 gene encoding transcription factor HES-4-A-like, whose amino-acid sequence MPADTMEKQTASPIAGAPANGSHTPDKPKNASEHRKSSKPIMEKRRRARINESLGQLKTLILDALKKDSSRHSKLEKADILEMTVKHLRNLQRVQMTALSADTTVLSKYRAGFNECMNEVTRFLSTSEGVNTEVRSRLLNHLSGCLGQLIAMNYPQPNPNQQAHLAQPLHVQLPSTLPNSASMGSKLSPTEAMSPKVFSGFQLVPATDGQFAFLIPSPSFASASTPVIPLYANAGVPVTVNASPVHGSSATVVGSPVHGMTSFIGVPQAVSPVGVCIGSESTEPVWRPW is encoded by the exons ATGCCAGCCGACACCATGGAGAAGCAAACGGCATCCCCTATTGCTGGTGCCCCTGCAAATGGATCCCATACTCCAGACAAACCTAAGAATGCCAGCGAGCATAGAAAG TCCTCAAAGCCCATCATGGAGAAACGTCGGAGAGCGAGGATAAACGAAAGCCTTGGCCAACTCAAGACACTTATTCTCGATGCACTTAAAAAAGAT AGTTCCAGACATTCAAAATTGGAGAAAGCCGATATTCTGGAGATGACAGTAAAGCATTTACGAAATTTACAGCGTGTGCAGATGACTG CGCTGTCAGCAGACACTACCGTCCTCAGTAAATACCGGGCGGGATTCAACGAATGCATGAACGAGGTCACTCGCTTCTTATCAACCAGCGAAGGGGTGAACACGGAGGTGCGGTCGCGGCTTCTCAACCACCTGTCTGGCTGCCTAGGGCAGTTGATCGCCATGAACTACCCCCAGCCAAACCCAAATCAACAGGCTCACCTCGCGCAGCCCCTTCACGTACAGCTACCCTCTACCTTGCCCAACAGTGCCTCTATGGGCTCCAAACTCAGCCCCACCGAGGCAATGTCACCTAAAGTCTTCAGCGGGTTCCAGCTTGTGCCCGCCACCGATGGACAGTTTGCTTTCCTGATTCCCAGCCCTTCTTTCGCCTCAGCATCAACTCCAGTCATCCCTCTGTATGCTAACGCAGGTGTGCCTGTGACAGTCAACGCCAGCCCCGTCCATGGTAGCTCTGCAACAGTAGTGGGATCGCCTGTCCATGGGATGACGTCATTCATCGGTGTGCCTCAGGCGGTCAGCCCTGTCGGTGTCTGCATTGGTTCGGAGAGCACTGAGCCTGTTTGGCGACCCTGGTAG